Proteins encoded together in one Electrophorus electricus isolate fEleEle1 chromosome 9, fEleEle1.pri, whole genome shotgun sequence window:
- the hint2 gene encoding histidine triad nucleotide-binding protein 2, mitochondrial isoform X3 yields the protein MSTASDEVRLAKEASKKSPAPTIFSRIIEKTIPADIIYEDDKCLAFRDISPQAPVHFLVIPRAPIPRISEVHDNDALLLGHLLVVAKNLAKKERLEEGYRLVINDGKNGAQSVYHLHLHVLGGRQMGWPPG from the exons ATGTCCACAGCCAGCGACGAAGTACGCTTGGCAAAGGAAGCCAGTAAGAAAAGTCCTGCCCCAACTATATTCTCCAGAATTATTGAAAAAACTATTCCTGCAGACATAATATATGAAGATGATAAG tgtctggCATTCAGGGACATAAGTCCTCAGGCCCCTGTGCATTTCCTGGTTATTCCGAGGGCTCCCATTCCAAGGATCAGTGAAGTTCATGACAATGATGCGCTG CTCCTTGGTCACCTCTTGGTGGTGGCTAAAAACCtggcaaagaaagaaagactggAGGAAGGATATAGATTGG tgattaatgatgggaagaatgGAGCCCAGTCTGTATACCATCTACACCTCCATGTCCTTGGGGGTCGACAGATGGGATGGCCACCGGGATAA
- the hint2 gene encoding histidine triad nucleotide-binding protein 2, mitochondrial isoform X1 gives MIPEAVQLTLLFTHPDECTFSSILATAGIAHACTRNTRMSTASDEVRLAKEASKKSPAPTIFSRIIEKTIPADIIYEDDKCLAFRDISPQAPVHFLVIPRAPIPRISEVHDNDALLLGHLLVVAKNLAKKERLEEGYRLVINDGKNGAQSVYHLHLHVLGGRQMGWPPG, from the exons ATGATTCCAGAAGCCGTCCAACTGACTTTACTTTTCACCCATCCAGATGAA TGCACTTTCTCCAGCATACTCGCCACTGCTGGAATAGCGCATGCGTGCACAAGA AATACGCGCATGTCCACAGCCAGCGACGAAGTACGCTTGGCAAAGGAAGCCAGTAAGAAAAGTCCTGCCCCAACTATATTCTCCAGAATTATTGAAAAAACTATTCCTGCAGACATAATATATGAAGATGATAAG tgtctggCATTCAGGGACATAAGTCCTCAGGCCCCTGTGCATTTCCTGGTTATTCCGAGGGCTCCCATTCCAAGGATCAGTGAAGTTCATGACAATGATGCGCTG CTCCTTGGTCACCTCTTGGTGGTGGCTAAAAACCtggcaaagaaagaaagactggAGGAAGGATATAGATTGG tgattaatgatgggaagaatgGAGCCCAGTCTGTATACCATCTACACCTCCATGTCCTTGGGGGTCGACAGATGGGATGGCCACCGGGATAA
- the hint2 gene encoding histidine triad nucleotide-binding protein 2, mitochondrial isoform X2, whose amino-acid sequence MISLSILQTRRFLPFMHNLQRSCINVQNTRMSTASDEVRLAKEASKKSPAPTIFSRIIEKTIPADIIYEDDKCLAFRDISPQAPVHFLVIPRAPIPRISEVHDNDALLLGHLLVVAKNLAKKERLEEGYRLVINDGKNGAQSVYHLHLHVLGGRQMGWPPG is encoded by the exons ATGATCTCTCTAAGTATTTTGCAAACCCGACGTTTTTTGCCGTTTATGCATAATTTACAACGGTCTTGTATAAACGTCCAG AATACGCGCATGTCCACAGCCAGCGACGAAGTACGCTTGGCAAAGGAAGCCAGTAAGAAAAGTCCTGCCCCAACTATATTCTCCAGAATTATTGAAAAAACTATTCCTGCAGACATAATATATGAAGATGATAAG tgtctggCATTCAGGGACATAAGTCCTCAGGCCCCTGTGCATTTCCTGGTTATTCCGAGGGCTCCCATTCCAAGGATCAGTGAAGTTCATGACAATGATGCGCTG CTCCTTGGTCACCTCTTGGTGGTGGCTAAAAACCtggcaaagaaagaaagactggAGGAAGGATATAGATTGG tgattaatgatgggaagaatgGAGCCCAGTCTGTATACCATCTACACCTCCATGTCCTTGGGGGTCGACAGATGGGATGGCCACCGGGATAA
- the mrps30 gene encoding 39S ribosomal protein S30, mitochondrial, translating into MAAYSRLPLQLFLSTQSSRVISSRKAETATAKHLYPPVLPSRTAKSKSAKRRVLLEFFDQLRGADPQEKIRALTRIQRMKYVIYPQTFALGADKWYQCYTKTAYLSGLPEKFKTSAEVNTDLGPVEELQSVLGECAYSEIRSTVCNALLQENWYMKKGRTFLYREQEKFVAPFLANLVSGLVNSLVNKNPVLRQSSLDFDPQVNFYWVNGERMIPRGHRSGRIEPRRFQIDDKPHSQIRIPQQLPEFMPLEAEIPAEVPLIHLAPDYLPLFRRQYDNNISTGAKLKDPCQYGHTQFHLVPDKFHIDRLTKKNLADHSEVFQRANAIASLFAWTGAQAMYQGFWSEQDVSRPFTSQAVITDGKRFSFFCYQLNTLALSSLNNPDNPRKNVCWGTPTMCLYERLTDTDVLGWDDAVLKHLVQFLLNRPVS; encoded by the exons ATGGCGGCTTACAGCAGATTGCCCTTGCAGTTATTTCTGTCGACACAGTCATCGCGTGTAATCAGCAGCAGAAAGGCTGAGACTGCCACAGCGAAACATTTATATCCACCGGTTTTGCCATCTCGAACAGCCAAAAGTAAATCTGCGAAAAGACGGGTATTACTTGAATTCTTCGACCAGTTGCGTGGAGCTGACCCACAGGAAAAGATCAGGGCCCTTACGCGCATACAGCGAATGAAATACGTTATTTATCCTCAGACGTTTGCCTTGGGTGCGGATAAGTGGTATCAGTGTTACACTAAGACGGCATACCTTTCCGGGCTTCCCGAGAAATTCAAGACTTCAGCTGAAGTGAATACAGACTTGGGACcggtggaggagctgcagtcAGTGTTAGGCGAATGTGCATATTCTGAGATACGATCCACGGTCTGCAACGCTCTCCTTCAAGAGAACTGGTACATGAAGAAAGGGAGAACGTTTCTTTACAGAGAGCAGGAAAAGTTTGTTGCACCTTTTCTGGCGAATCTAGTGTCGGGTCTTGTTAACTCCTTGGTTAACAAAAATCCTGTGCTCCGTCAGTCAAGTTTAG attttgaCCCTCAGGTCAACTTTTACTGGGTGAATGGGGAGAGGATGATTCCAAGAGGACATAGGAGTGGCAGAATTGAGCCACGGAGGTTCCAAATTGATGACAAACCTCACAGCCAGATAAGGATTCCCCAGCAACTACCTGAG TTTATGCCGCTTGAGGCCGAGATACCTGCTGAGGTACCGTTAATCCATCTTGCACCCGACTACCTCCCATTGTTCCGAAGGCAATATGATAACAACATCTCTACAG GTGCAAAACTGAAAGACCCATGCCAGTACGGTCACACACAGTTCCATCTGGTCCCTGATAAGTTCCACATTGACAGACTGACAAAGAAAAACCTTGCTGATCACAGTGAGGTATTTCAGAGGGCAAATGCTATCGCAAGTCTCTTTGCATGGACGGGAGCACAAGCCATGTATCAGG GATTCTGGAGCGAACAGGATGTGAGCAGGCCATTCACGTCCCAGGCCGTCATCACAGATGGCAAGCGCTTCTCGTTCTTCTGCTACCAGCTCAATACGCTAGCCCTGAGCTCACTCAACAACCCCGACAACCCACGGAAAAATGTGTGCTGGGGCACACCAACCATGTGCCTGTACGAGAggctcacagacacagacgtgCTTGGCTGGGATGATGCCGTACTCAAGCATCTTGTGCAGTTTTTGCTGAATAGGCCTGTGAGTTAA
- the emb gene encoding embigin, which translates to MLRFGQVLRSYCRSLLSSAVNAMNFLLIFLYWQGVSTDAASSPSVANSAVTPETDYAVTYHETIVSKGHVIVQELEILKPQKIELSCIISDIPNNPTHIIGYWKKNGNEIENSKQTVYKVDKQRFIFKRIFNIQVNDLGNYSCIFSYLDKQEQVTFLLKVPVMKDKRDKPIVSYVGDSVVLDCKIKRMPNTWQWYKSNGTEKVLINATADPMNYKILLEKNVTKLTVLNLTEEDAGKYICSAVFEIKSSESHVYLKVLSLIEPLKPFIGITIEVVILVTLILLYERYGRSRNDSSVVTENGPNCEPTDKLTQDDSSGTDGRRTRQRNLVH; encoded by the exons ATGCTTCGCTTCGGTCAAGTGTTGAGGAGCTACTGCAGAAGCTTGCTGAGTTCTGCTGTAAATGCTATGAATTTCCTTCTCATATTCCTCTACTGGCAAGGGGTGAGCACAG atgcagcTTCCTCTCCTTCAGTTGCCAACTCAGCTGTTACACCAG aGACTGACTATGCTGTCACATATCATGAGACCATAGTATCTAAAG GTCATGTCATCGTTCAGGAGCTTGAAATCCTGAAACCCCAAAAAATAGAGCTTTCATGTATCATATCTGACATTCCAAATAATCCCACGCACATAATTGgctactggaaaaaaaatggcaaTGAAATTGAAAACTCCAAGCAAACTGTATACAAAGTCGACAAACAAAGGTTTATCTTTAAAAGGAT CTTCAATATACAGGTCAACGACTTGGGGAACTACTCCTGTATCTTCAGCTATTTGGACAAACAGGAACAAGtcacttttcttttaaaag TGCCAGTAATGAAAGATAAACGAGACAAGCCCATTGTGAGCTATGTCGGCGATTCGGTCGTACTGGATTGTAAGATCAAGCGCATGCCCAACACCTGGCAGTGGTATAAAAGCAACGGGACTGAAAAG GTACTTATTAATGCAACCGCCGACCCTATGAACTACAAGATCCTCTTGGAAAAAAACGTAACCAAACTGACAGTGCTGAATCTAACTGAGGAAGATGCTGGGAAATACATCTGCAGCGCGGTGTTCGAAATCAAATCCAGCGAGTCGCACGTGTATCTCAAAGTCTTGTCCCTCATCGAGCCCCTCAAACCCTTCATTGGCATAACGATTGAAGTCGTCATCCTTGTTACGCTCATTCTTCTCTACGAGAGATACGGCCGCAGTAGAAATGACTCCTCTGTTGTCACAG AGAACGGACCGAACTGTGAACCAACCGATAAATT AACGCAGGACGACAGCAGTGGAACTGATGGGCGGAGGACAAGACAAAGAAACTTGGTACACTAA
- the malt1 gene encoding LOW QUALITY PROTEIN: mucosa-associated lymphoid tissue lymphoma translocation protein 1 (The sequence of the model RefSeq protein was modified relative to this genomic sequence to represent the inferred CDS: substituted 1 base at 1 genomic stop codon): MTTVSQDSYDNSRNINFLKESVFKRLCECLDKANNKGWRKLGETVNSERRFKVSLGDIEMCSLKVLEVEGSPSRSLLRLMGDRGCTLGDLAEFLRMMGHTEALQCLKPGIEILIQPQSVAVIAGHSIRLSCYAAGMSPVQYQWFKGKEEVPGSSSPDLQISPVQLQDAGFYICRVNCGLANVHFSQWAQVDVLDVMPSYGLMSLPSEGRLRVVTQPKPQSLLVGDALYLECGAVGRPLPHYQWYRNGVPLKNATKRKFSISYLMLEHHGRYRCEISCNSEKTWSNEVDVLVGPKPSFQFSGATECSEDDFIAIGQSNSLEKPYGRQSLPSXLGTLSYQNHPQLKAPMVDVYDLTNLLRQLNFKVVSLLDLTESEMRNAVEEFLSLLHKGVYGLLYYAGHGYENFGNSFMVPVDAPNPYRSANCLCVQSILKLMQEKETGLNVFLLDMCRKRNFHDKDMPNVMLKVTANIVFGYATCQDAEAFELSSSGLTNGVFITFLKGRLLEDEKITVLLDRVAEDMGQFDPTKGKQALEIRSSLSERRSLTDPILPGDCSDVAQAHSLLWTKAHELPESMTLNFECGVQIKMGFAAEFSNVLIIYTSIVKKPEEMSSCQAHLINLSDLDPKMMNKQTPEETGSYLLSDSLPQHCLYTRLSSLQKLKEKLVFTVCLQAEFTSLEEQVQWTVEVDIGKPLIAKLDLHRPTRRNSCQLTCHMPHSPCTSPTPSPGAEHMLLHQMPFLHPQSCSPHLHVYEPLYGAAGGFGNTQTHGHYEYHYENIPCSPYLPLPSVPIETTDDVEDMQNKLMDSLHFFNQP; this comes from the exons atgacaacagtgtCTCAGGACTCATATGACAATTCACGGAACATAAATTTTCTGAAGGAGTCTGTATTTAAAAGGCTTTGTGAGTGTCTCGACAAGGCCAACAATAAAGGATGGCGAAAACTTGGGGAGACCGTCAATAGTGAGCGGCGCTTCAAGGTGAG TTTAGGTGACATAGAGATGTGCTCGCTGAAGGTGCTGGAGGTGGAAGGCAGCCCGTCGCGCAGTCTCCTGAGACTCATGGGAGACCGAGGCTGTACACTGGGTGACTTGGCAGAGTTTCTGAGGATGATGGGACACACTGAAGCCCTTCAGTGTCTTAAACCAG GGATCGAAATCCTTATTCAGCCCCAGTCTGTGGCTGTGATTGCTGGACACAGCATTCGCCTTAGTTGCTATGCTGCAGGAATGTCTCCCGTACAGTACCAGTGGTTCAAGGGAAAAGAAGAG GTTCCCGGTAGCTCCTCTCCAGATCTCCAGATCAGTCCTGTCCAGCTCCAGGATGCTGGCTTCTACATCTGTAGGGTTAACTGTGGTTTAGCCAATGTTCACTTTAGCCAGTGGGCTCAAGTGGATGTACTTGATGTTATGCCATCATATG GGTTGATGTCTCTTCCATCTGAGGGTAGACTTAGGGTTGTGACACAGCCTAAGCCCCAGTCTCTGCTTGTGGGAGATGCTCTGTATTTAGAGTGTGGGGCTGTGGGAAGACCTCTTCCACACTACCAATGGTACAGGAATGGCGTTCCACTCAAGAATGCCACCAAGAGGAAGTTCAGT ATCTCATACTTGATGTTGGAGCACCATGGAAGATATCGCTGTGAAATCTCCTGCAACAGTGAGAAAACATGGAGTAACGAAGTTGACGTCCTTGTAG GACCAAAGCCATCCTTCCAGTTTTCAGGGGCCACGGAGTGCTCTGAAG atgACTTTATTGCCATTGGACAGA GTAACAGCCTTGAGAAGCCTTATGGTAG ACAAAGTTTGCCCTCCTGATTGGGAACATTGTCTTATCAGAACCACCCCCAGCTGAAAGCACCCATGGTGGACGTGTACGACCTCACCAATCTGCTTCGCCAGCTCAACTTTAAAGTGGTCTCGCTGCTGGACCTGACAGAATCGGAGATGCGCAATGCAGTAGAGGAGTTCCTCTCCCTGCTGCACAAGGGTGTTTATG GCTTGTTGTACTATGCTGGACATGGTTATGAGAACTTCGGCAACAGTTTCATGGTGCCGGTTGATGCCCCAAACCCTTACCGCTCAGCTAACTGCCTTTGTGTGCAGAGCATTCTGAAACTGATGCAGGAAAAAGAGACCGGTCTCAATGTCTTCCTCCTGGATATGTGTAGAAAACG aaacTTCCATGATAAAGACATGCCGAATGTCATGCTCAAAGTCACAGCTAATATTGTGTTTGGATATGCCAC TTGCCAAGATGCTGAGGCCTTTGAATTGAGCTCAAGTGGACTCACCAATGGGgttttcattacatttctgaaaggGCGCCTCCTAGAGGATGAAAAGATTACTGTTCTCCTGGATAGAGTGGCAGAAG ACATGGGCCAGTTTGACCCCACAAAGGGAAAGCAGGCTCTTGAGATTCGCAGCAGCTTGTCGGAAAGACGGTCCCTGACTGACCCCATCCTGCCTGGAGACTGCTCAGATGTAGCACAGGCACATAGCCTCCTCTGGACTAAAGCACATG AATTACCAGAAAGCATGACTCTGAACTTCGAGTGTGGCGTGCAGATAAAGATGGGCTTCGCGGCTGAGTTCTCCAATGTGTTAATCATCTACACCAGCATTGTGAAGAAGCCAGAGGAGATGTCCTCCTGCCAAGCTCACCTCATCAACCTTTCG GACCTGGACCCTAAGATGATGAATAAGCAGACGCCAGAGGAGACTGGGAGCTACCTGCTTTCAGACAGTCTTCCACAGCACTGCCTCTATACCAGACTCAGCTCACTACAGAAGCTTAAG GAGAAGCTGGTAttcactgtctgtctgcaggcCGAATTCACATCTCTAGAGGAGCAGGTCCAGTGGACGGTGGAGGTAGATATTGGTAAGCCCCTCATAGCCAAGCTGGACCTGCATCGACCCACCCGGAGGAACAGCTGCCAGCTGACATGCCACATGCCACACAGCCCCTGCactagccccacccccagccccggAGCCGAGCACATGCTGCTACACCAGATGCCGTTCCTCCACCCACAGTCCTGCAGTCCCCACCTCCATGTCTATGAGCCCCTGTATGGAGCTGCTGGAGGCTTTGgaaacactcagacacatggCCATTATGAATATCATTATGAGAACATACCATGTTCACCTTACCTGCCCTTACCAAGCGTGCCCATCGAAACCACTGACGATGTTGAAGACATGCAGAATAAATTAATGGATAGCTTGCATTTCTTCAACCAGCCTTGA
- the prlrb gene encoding prolactin receptor b isoform X1 has product MWGDATLALAATCLLSWIPACMCHTAPGKPELTRCRSPEKETFTCWWEPGSSGGLPTTYRLFYIKERSEKVFECPNYHRAGNNSCFFDKAHTSIWVLYNITVMASNSYGNTFSESVEVDVMDIVQPHSPENVTLTVLGTEHNPYFLVQWEAPHDTDTRSGWVTLKYEVRVKLESRRQKASEWELYSTGKQKELSIYSPQPGGRYTVQARCRLDHGLWSEWSPPILIQVPDNSLRERSVMIFMLTISAFILLMAAGILAIKRKYVKHFFLPPVPGPKIKGFDIKLLKTEMSEDIFRTLTLEGFPPTPECPDQMDFLVVVDSDEDIEQSGNDVAQESTNGDQHTSDCKGRVCCSLPTENTLKKQSDRWKRSAFVHDHKVSDRESVAGPSQTFSGIFSSLPDVQHLNHLSTHDGALQKLDQESPQIKPQKGMVRNSQTSCTSSFKQNDALFTPNGLMEYVEDMESQDCKRIPTAEEGENYSKVSGIYSDRVLVLQKDSIPIHTHKEGNCGDLNKKIRDETISQAKETQEYVGTALAIL; this is encoded by the exons ATGTGGGGAGACGCCACCCTCGCTCTGGCTGCGACGTGCCTGCTCTCCTGGATTCCtgcttgcatgt GTCACACAGCACCTGGAAAGCCTGAACTCACAAGGTGTCGATCTCCTGAGAAGGAGACCTTCACGTGTTGGTGGGAACCTGGCTCCTCTGGGGGACTGCCCACTACCTACCGCCTATTCTACATAAAAGAGAG ATCTGAAAAGGTCTTTGAATGTCCAAACTACCACAGAGCAGGGAATAACTCATGTTTCTTTGACAAAGCCCACACATCTATCTGGGTCCTTTATAATATTACAGTTATGGCCTCTAATTCCTATGGGAACACGTTTTCAGAGTCTGTGGAGGTGGATGTCATGGATATTG TCCAGCCTCACTCCCCAGAGAATGTGACTTTGACTGTGTTGGGAACAGAGCACAACCCATATTTCCTGGTGCAGTGGGAGGCCCCACATGACACAGACACCCGTTCGGGCTGGGTGACTCTCAAATATGAAGTACGAGTGAAActggagagcaggagacagaagGCCAGTGAGTGGGAG TTGTACAGCACTGGTAAGCAAAAGGAGCTAAGCATCTACAGTCCCCAGCCTGGAGGACGGTACACTGTACAAGCACGCTGCAGATTAGACCACGGCCTCTGGAGCGAGTGGAGTCCTCCCATTCTTATCCAAGTCCCAGACA ACTCACTAAGAGAGAGGTCAGTTATGATCTTCATGCTCACCATCAGTGCTTTCATTCTCCTGATGGCTGCTGGAATACTAGCAATCAAAAGAAAATA TGTTAAGCATTTCTTCTTGCCTCCTGTTCCAGGACCAAAAATAAAAGGCTTTGATATTAAACTCCTAAAG ACAGAAATGTCAGAAGATATATTCCGTACCCTAACCTTGGAAGGCTTCCCTCCAACACCAGAGTGCCCTGATCAAATGGACTTTCTGGTGGTGGTTGATAGTGATGAAGACATTGAGCAGTCTGGAAATGATGTTGCTCAGGAAAGTACAAATGGTGACCAGCATACTTCAGACTGTAAAGGTAGAGTCTGCTGCAGCCTGCCTACAGAAAACACCTTGAAGAAGCAGAGTGACAGATGGAAACGATCAGCTTTTGTACATGACCATAAGGTTTCTGATCGTGAATCTGTAGCTGGACCTTCACAAACATTCTCTGGAATTTTCTCCTCCCTACCAGATGTTCAACACTTAAACCATCTAAGCACACATGATGGGGCACTGCAAAAACTGGACCAGGAGAGTCCTCAGATCAAACCTCAGAAAGGCATGGTCAGAAACTCTCAGACAAGCTGCACATCCAGCTTCAAGCAGAATGATGCCCTTTTCACGCCTAATGGCCTAATGGAGTATGTTGAAGACATGGAGAGTCAAGACTGTAAACGTATCCCTACAGCAGAAGAAGGGGAAAACTACAGCAAAGTCTCTGGGATTTATAGTGACAGGGTCCTTGTGCTTCAGAAAGACAGTATACCTATTCACACCCACAAAGAAGGGAATTGCGGTGATCTTAATAAAAAGATAAGGGATGAAACAATATCTCAGGCTAAAGAGACTCAGGAATATGTAGGAACAGCCTTGGCAATATTGTAG
- the prlrb gene encoding prolactin receptor b isoform X2 — MWGDATLALAATCLLSWIPACMCHTAPGKPELTRCRSPEKETFTCWWEPGSSGGLPTTYRLFYIKERSEKVFECPNYHRAGNNSCFFDKAHTSIWVLYNITVMASNSYGNTFSESVEVDVMDIVQPHSPENVTLTVLGTEHNPYFLVQWEAPHDTDTRSGWVTLKYEVRVKLESRRQKASEWELYSTGKQKELSIYSPQPGGRYTVQARCRLDHGLWSEWSPPILIQVPDNSLRERSVMIFMLTISAFILLMAAGILAIKRKYVKHFFLPPVPGPKIKGFDIKLLKTEMSEDIFRTLTLEGFPPTPECPDQMDFLVVVDSDEDIEQSGNDVAQESTNGDQHTSDCKDVQHLNHLSTHDGALQKLDQESPQIKPQKGMVRNSQTSCTSSFKQNDALFTPNGLMEYVEDMESQDCKRIPTAEEGENYSKVSGIYSDRVLVLQKDSIPIHTHKEGNCGDLNKKIRDETISQAKETQEYVGTALAIL; from the exons ATGTGGGGAGACGCCACCCTCGCTCTGGCTGCGACGTGCCTGCTCTCCTGGATTCCtgcttgcatgt GTCACACAGCACCTGGAAAGCCTGAACTCACAAGGTGTCGATCTCCTGAGAAGGAGACCTTCACGTGTTGGTGGGAACCTGGCTCCTCTGGGGGACTGCCCACTACCTACCGCCTATTCTACATAAAAGAGAG ATCTGAAAAGGTCTTTGAATGTCCAAACTACCACAGAGCAGGGAATAACTCATGTTTCTTTGACAAAGCCCACACATCTATCTGGGTCCTTTATAATATTACAGTTATGGCCTCTAATTCCTATGGGAACACGTTTTCAGAGTCTGTGGAGGTGGATGTCATGGATATTG TCCAGCCTCACTCCCCAGAGAATGTGACTTTGACTGTGTTGGGAACAGAGCACAACCCATATTTCCTGGTGCAGTGGGAGGCCCCACATGACACAGACACCCGTTCGGGCTGGGTGACTCTCAAATATGAAGTACGAGTGAAActggagagcaggagacagaagGCCAGTGAGTGGGAG TTGTACAGCACTGGTAAGCAAAAGGAGCTAAGCATCTACAGTCCCCAGCCTGGAGGACGGTACACTGTACAAGCACGCTGCAGATTAGACCACGGCCTCTGGAGCGAGTGGAGTCCTCCCATTCTTATCCAAGTCCCAGACA ACTCACTAAGAGAGAGGTCAGTTATGATCTTCATGCTCACCATCAGTGCTTTCATTCTCCTGATGGCTGCTGGAATACTAGCAATCAAAAGAAAATA TGTTAAGCATTTCTTCTTGCCTCCTGTTCCAGGACCAAAAATAAAAGGCTTTGATATTAAACTCCTAAAG ACAGAAATGTCAGAAGATATATTCCGTACCCTAACCTTGGAAGGCTTCCCTCCAACACCAGAGTGCCCTGATCAAATGGACTTTCTGGTGGTGGTTGATAGTGATGAAGACATTGAGCAGTCTGGAAATGATGTTGCTCAGGAAAGTACAAATGGTGACCAGCATACTTCAGACTGTAAAG ATGTTCAACACTTAAACCATCTAAGCACACATGATGGGGCACTGCAAAAACTGGACCAGGAGAGTCCTCAGATCAAACCTCAGAAAGGCATGGTCAGAAACTCTCAGACAAGCTGCACATCCAGCTTCAAGCAGAATGATGCCCTTTTCACGCCTAATGGCCTAATGGAGTATGTTGAAGACATGGAGAGTCAAGACTGTAAACGTATCCCTACAGCAGAAGAAGGGGAAAACTACAGCAAAGTCTCTGGGATTTATAGTGACAGGGTCCTTGTGCTTCAGAAAGACAGTATACCTATTCACACCCACAAAGAAGGGAATTGCGGTGATCTTAATAAAAAGATAAGGGATGAAACAATATCTCAGGCTAAAGAGACTCAGGAATATGTAGGAACAGCCTTGGCAATATTGTAG